The following are encoded in a window of Fusibacter sp. A1 genomic DNA:
- the rpsC gene encoding 30S ribosomal protein S3, which produces MGQKVNPHGLRVGIIKDWDSKWYANKRNFADYLVEDFKIREFVKKTLYTSGISRIYIDRLANERVHVNIFTAKPGMIVGRGGEAIKTLKTTLETMTGKEVKLDISEVASVDSDSQLVAENVAFSLERRVSFRRAMKQVMQRAMRSGAKGIKVMVSGRLNGAEIARSESYSEGNVPLSTLRANIDYGFAEANTAYGKIGVKVWIYTGEVLPQLDEATILVRKEARVAKPKNTKQGNRRPKTNDNRGRKPQGGNRPRNNDK; this is translated from the coding sequence ATGGGTCAAAAAGTTAACCCGCATGGTCTTAGAGTAGGTATTATTAAAGACTGGGATTCTAAATGGTATGCAAACAAAAGAAACTTCGCTGACTACTTGGTAGAAGATTTCAAAATCAGAGAATTTGTTAAAAAGACACTTTACACTTCAGGTATTTCTAGAATATACATCGATAGACTTGCTAATGAACGTGTACACGTAAACATCTTTACAGCTAAACCTGGAATGATCGTTGGACGTGGTGGTGAAGCAATCAAGACATTAAAAACTACTCTTGAGACAATGACAGGTAAAGAAGTTAAACTTGACATTTCAGAAGTAGCTAGCGTAGATAGCGATTCACAACTAGTTGCAGAAAACGTGGCATTCTCACTTGAAAGACGTGTTTCTTTCAGAAGAGCGATGAAGCAAGTAATGCAAAGAGCGATGAGATCTGGCGCTAAAGGTATTAAAGTAATGGTATCTGGTCGTCTTAACGGTGCTGAAATCGCACGTTCAGAAAGTTACTCAGAAGGTAACGTGCCACTATCTACTTTAAGAGCTAACATCGATTACGGTTTTGCTGAAGCTAATACAGCTTACGGTAAAATCGGTGTAAAAGTTTGGATCTACACTGGCGAAGTGCTTCCTCAATTAGACGAAGCTACTATTCTTGTAAGAAAAGAAGCTAGAGTTGCTAAGCCAAAAAACACAAAGCAAGGTAATAGAAGACCAAAGACCAACGATAATCGCGGTCGTAAGCCACAAGGTGGCAACCGACCAAGAAACAATGACAAATAG
- the rplV gene encoding 50S ribosomal protein L22: MMAKAVAKYIRISPRKMKPICNLVRGKNAKEAMAILQFVPRKGARALNKVLKSAVANAENNLELDVESLYIAEVYANQGPTMKRWKAGSMGRANPRLHRTSHIGVVVAEKE, encoded by the coding sequence ATGATGGCTAAAGCTGTTGCGAAATATATCAGAATCTCTCCGAGAAAAATGAAGCCTATCTGCAACCTTGTCAGAGGCAAGAATGCGAAAGAAGCGATGGCAATTCTTCAGTTTGTACCACGTAAAGGCGCTAGAGCCCTTAACAAGGTATTGAAGTCTGCTGTAGCAAATGCTGAAAACAACCTTGAATTGGATGTTGAAAGCCTTTACATCGCTGAAGTATACGCGAACCAAGGTCCTACAATGAAGCGTTGGAAAGCTGGTTCTATGGGTAGAGCGAATCCTCGTCTACACAGAACATCACACATCGGCGTTGTGGTAGCAGAAAAGGAATAG
- the rpsS gene encoding 30S ribosomal protein S19 yields MGRSLKKGPFIHKGLLRKIEEMNANDEKKVIKTWSRASTIFPQMIGHTIAVHDGRKHIPVYVTEDMIGHKLGEFVPTRTFRGHAGDKTSKKR; encoded by the coding sequence ATGGGTAGATCTCTTAAAAAGGGACCTTTTATTCACAAAGGGTTGCTTCGTAAAATCGAAGAAATGAACGCAAACGATGAGAAGAAAGTGATTAAAACTTGGTCACGTGCTTCTACAATTTTCCCACAAATGATCGGCCACACTATTGCCGTTCATGACGGTAGAAAACATATCCCAGTTTATGTTACTGAAGATATGATCGGACACAAACTAGGCGAGTTTGTCCCAACTAGAACGTTTAGAGGACATGCTGGCGATAAAACGAGTAAAAAAAGATAA
- the rplB gene encoding 50S ribosomal protein L2 produces MGIKSFKPTSPARRQMTVSTFEEITKKTPEKSLVETIKKNSGRNNQGKITVRHRGGGNRVKYRIIDFKRRKDNVPATVSAIEYDPNRSANIALLVYADGEKRYILAPQKISVGDTVISGETGHDIKVGNAMPLSSMPDGTLIHNIELKPGKGGQLVRSAGLSAQLMAKEGEYATVRLPSGETRLVRSECRATIGVVGNSDHFNITIGKAGRKRHMGIRPTVRGSVMNPNDHPHGGGEGRSPIGRPNPVTPWGKPALGLKTRKKNKHSNKYVVKSRHAK; encoded by the coding sequence ATGGGTATCAAAAGCTTTAAACCTACTTCACCTGCAAGAAGACAGATGACGGTTTCTACTTTTGAAGAAATCACTAAAAAAACTCCTGAAAAATCACTTGTAGAAACTATCAAGAAGAATTCAGGTAGAAATAACCAAGGTAAGATCACTGTTCGTCACAGAGGTGGCGGAAACAGAGTGAAGTACCGTATCATCGATTTCAAACGTAGAAAAGATAATGTGCCTGCAACAGTTTCAGCGATCGAATACGATCCTAACCGTTCGGCAAACATCGCACTTCTTGTTTATGCAGATGGTGAAAAAAGATACATCCTTGCACCGCAAAAAATTTCTGTGGGTGACACAGTAATCAGTGGTGAGACAGGTCATGATATTAAAGTCGGAAACGCAATGCCACTTAGCTCTATGCCAGATGGTACGCTTATCCACAATATCGAACTTAAACCTGGTAAAGGTGGTCAATTAGTTAGATCCGCTGGTCTTTCAGCTCAGTTAATGGCTAAAGAAGGCGAATATGCAACTGTACGTCTACCATCAGGCGAAACTCGTTTAGTAAGATCAGAGTGTAGAGCAACTATCGGCGTAGTCGGTAACTCAGACCACTTCAACATTACTATCGGTAAAGCTGGTAGAAAACGCCACATGGGCATTCGCCCAACAGTTCGTGGATCTGTAATGAACCCGAACGATCACCCACACGGTGGTGGTGAAGGTAGATCTCCAATCGGTCGTCCAAATCCAGTGACACCATGGGGTAAACCTGCTCTTGGTCTTAAGACTAGAAAGAAAAACAAACATTCTAACAAGTATGTTGTTAAATCAAGACACGCGAAATAA
- the rplW gene encoding 50S ribosomal protein L23, translating into MKTAYDIIIKPIISESSMMQIAERKYTFEVEQRCNRTEVKKAVEEIFGVTVANVNTALVKGKPKRQGRYVGTTRTWKKAVITLTANSKEIEFFEGM; encoded by the coding sequence TTACGATATTATCATAAAGCCTATCATCTCTGAAAGTTCAATGATGCAAATCGCAGAACGTAAGTATACTTTTGAAGTTGAACAGAGATGCAACAGAACTGAAGTTAAAAAAGCGGTTGAAGAGATTTTTGGCGTTACAGTTGCGAATGTGAACACTGCACTTGTAAAAGGTAAACCAAAAAGACAAGGCCGTTATGTTGGTACAACAAGAACATGGAAAAAAGCGGTCATCACGCTTACTGCCAACAGCAAAGAAATTGAATTCTTTGAAGGCATGTAA